From Chryseobacterium gallinarum, one genomic window encodes:
- a CDS encoding SusC/RagA family TonB-linked outer membrane protein, with the protein MNRTIIKIGLLPSLFFCLNGMYAQTKDSIKTSKIDEVVVTAYGVKKEKKALGYSFQDVKGQALVDAKETNVTNALTGKVAGLQVIKGGFGPASSSKINLRGFNSFKGDNQPLIVVDGVPLSNSLGSKPKQNDGYFNNDFWNPDLDMGNGLGDINAEDIETISVLKGGAASALYGSRGGNGVILITTKTGKKRGGLGITYSTSLGFETIFMKPEMQKSFGLGLNGAPNLPNSDNSSSWGPSIEMSGKQRYDNLDNFFKTGINSQHTLSFQENLGEGTSLYTSANYLNDNSQIPNSRFERFNFMAKMNSTFGANKRWTSEVKAQYISTKAKNRPSGGKGNGNYYADILQMPQDIDIRDYREGQTQNNVKSRWITPNGINPYWSAYNSLNADKKDRFLLNGYLKYQFNDWLSADVRLGTDFYALNADAKVWTGSSRNNAYATSEEKFYENNYIASITAKKDNLFGKWGGSVSVYGQMMESRTKALYFSTQSLIVPNVFSVVNTKDLAGIANNEVDFWKKINSVFAAAEINYDGYWFINATARNDWSSTLTIENRSYFYPSISTSLVVTEMLSKLNGTTSKVLTFAKLRAAYAITGNSLNPYELYNTYKLAADPNGQAVLGRKKILYNSNLHAEKLKTFEVGADLKFFNRVSLDVSYFRNNATGQLIDLPMNPLSGYEAKKISSGGLRNSGIEVVLNTDVFKKDNFVWNVNANFSKLKSTIDKIDGEVLKYPLSGFDNVTFFAEVGRPFGAIYGTKFLRVEDPGSPYFGKLIVGENGLPQSTAEQYYLGDQNPRALFGFTNSFVYKNFGLSFLIDGRIGGKFYSSTQSALQKAGLAADTAPGGRRDNFVLDAVVQQNGTYTSNTKEVTQQDYWAAVTAGNLGITEQNIYDATNIRLRNIQVSYSFPKSIFQKLALQSAKVSFTANNVWMIYSKSKGIDPESVFAINSNAVGFENLAFPTTRSYLFTVTLGF; encoded by the coding sequence ATGAACAGAACAATAATTAAGATCGGGCTTCTCCCATCTCTATTTTTTTGTCTTAATGGAATGTATGCACAGACTAAGGATTCTATTAAAACATCAAAAATTGATGAAGTTGTGGTAACAGCTTATGGGGTTAAAAAAGAAAAGAAAGCATTAGGTTATTCTTTTCAGGACGTAAAAGGACAGGCTCTTGTAGATGCTAAGGAAACCAATGTGACAAATGCTTTAACGGGTAAGGTTGCAGGGCTTCAGGTAATAAAAGGAGGTTTTGGACCAGCATCATCGTCAAAAATAAATTTAAGGGGGTTCAATTCTTTTAAAGGAGATAATCAGCCTCTTATTGTTGTGGATGGTGTTCCATTAAGTAATAGTCTGGGTTCTAAACCTAAACAGAATGATGGCTATTTTAATAATGATTTCTGGAATCCGGATCTGGATATGGGAAATGGTCTGGGGGATATCAATGCGGAGGATATCGAAACCATCTCTGTTCTTAAAGGTGGAGCTGCTTCTGCATTATATGGTTCAAGAGGAGGAAATGGTGTTATCCTGATTACTACAAAAACAGGAAAGAAAAGAGGAGGGCTAGGAATTACATATTCTACGAGTTTGGGCTTTGAGACTATTTTTATGAAGCCTGAGATGCAGAAGAGTTTTGGTCTTGGATTAAATGGGGCGCCGAATCTTCCTAATAGTGATAATTCCAGTTCATGGGGGCCCTCAATTGAAATGTCAGGAAAACAAAGATATGATAACCTGGATAATTTTTTTAAAACAGGGATCAATTCTCAGCATACTTTGAGTTTCCAGGAAAATTTAGGAGAAGGGACCAGTCTATATACATCAGCCAATTATTTAAATGATAATAGCCAGATTCCGAATTCAAGATTTGAGAGATTCAATTTTATGGCTAAAATGAATTCTACTTTTGGTGCTAACAAAAGATGGACATCGGAAGTGAAGGCTCAATATATAAGTACAAAGGCAAAAAACAGACCGTCAGGAGGTAAAGGAAATGGAAACTATTATGCAGATATTCTTCAGATGCCACAGGATATTGATATAAGGGATTATCGTGAAGGACAAACCCAGAATAATGTAAAATCCCGATGGATCACCCCTAATGGTATAAACCCTTACTGGTCTGCATATAATAGTCTTAACGCCGATAAAAAAGACCGCTTTCTATTGAACGGCTATCTTAAATATCAGTTTAATGACTGGTTAAGTGCTGATGTAAGATTGGGAACTGATTTTTATGCTTTGAATGCAGACGCTAAGGTATGGACTGGATCTTCACGCAATAATGCCTATGCTACAAGTGAGGAAAAATTCTACGAAAATAATTATATTGCCAGTATTACAGCTAAAAAAGATAATCTTTTCGGAAAGTGGGGCGGTTCGGTTTCTGTATATGGACAAATGATGGAAAGTAGAACGAAGGCACTTTATTTTAGTACTCAAAGCCTTATTGTTCCCAATGTATTTAGCGTAGTGAATACAAAAGATCTTGCCGGAATTGCTAATAATGAAGTAGACTTCTGGAAAAAGATTAATTCTGTATTTGCCGCAGCAGAAATTAATTATGACGGCTATTGGTTTATCAATGCAACAGCCAGAAATGACTGGTCATCTACGTTAACGATTGAAAACAGATCATATTTTTATCCATCAATAAGTACATCGTTGGTGGTGACAGAAATGCTGAGCAAACTGAATGGAACGACTTCTAAAGTTTTAACTTTTGCCAAGCTTCGTGCAGCTTATGCCATTACAGGAAATTCTTTAAATCCTTACGAATTATACAATACCTATAAACTGGCAGCAGATCCTAATGGACAGGCTGTATTGGGTAGAAAAAAGATTCTATATAATTCCAATTTGCATGCAGAGAAACTAAAAACTTTTGAAGTAGGAGCAGACCTTAAATTTTTCAACAGGGTTTCTTTGGATGTAAGTTATTTCAGAAATAACGCTACTGGTCAGTTAATAGATTTACCTATGAATCCGCTTTCGGGCTATGAAGCTAAGAAAATAAGCTCAGGTGGACTTCGTAACAGTGGTATTGAGGTGGTCTTAAATACAGATGTTTTCAAGAAAGATAATTTTGTCTGGAATGTAAATGCCAATTTTTCAAAACTTAAAAGTACTATTGACAAAATAGATGGGGAAGTATTAAAGTACCCTTTATCAGGTTTTGATAATGTTACTTTTTTTGCAGAAGTAGGCAGACCTTTCGGAGCGATTTATGGAACCAAATTCCTAAGAGTGGAAGATCCTGGAAGCCCTTATTTCGGGAAGCTTATTGTGGGTGAAAACGGCTTGCCACAATCAACAGCTGAACAGTATTATCTGGGGGATCAGAATCCGCGGGCTTTATTTGGGTTTACCAACAGCTTTGTCTACAAAAACTTCGGATTATCTTTCCTTATCGATGGGCGCATTGGCGGTAAGTTCTATTCATCTACACAATCTGCACTGCAAAAAGCAGGTCTTGCTGCAGATACAGCTCCGGGAGGAAGACGTGATAATTTTGTTCTGGATGCTGTAGTACAACAAAACGGTACCTATACTTCCAATACAAAAGAAGTGACACAGCAGGATTATTGGGCAGCTGTAACGGCAGGTAACCTGGGAATTACAGAACAGAATATTTATGATGCTACCAATATCAGATTAAGAAATATTCAGGTATCATATAGTTTCCCTAAGAGTATTTTCCAAAAACTGGCTTTACAAAGTGCTAAAGTTTCGTTTACAGCTAATAATGTCTGGATGATTTACAGCAAGTCAAAAGGAATAGATCCCGAATCTGTATTTGCAATCAATTCTAATGCTGTAGGATTTGAAAACCTGGCATTTCCTACAACAAGATCCTATCTATTCACTGTGACATTAGGTTTTTAA